In Gemmatimonadales bacterium, a single window of DNA contains:
- a CDS encoding serine/threonine-protein kinase, with product MSDHPDEATAMLPADTLKPRLQAALGADFVVEQQVGEGGFAHVFAVTDRKLSRRIAVKVLRPEFTGSRQSVQRFIREAESAAKLNHPNILQIFFVGEGEGLVFFGMPMVDGETLDALLRRQGQLPEEEVARIGFEVADALSDAHGHQLVHRDIKPQNIMLQGPKRRVLVADFGIAKAAAGSGEKLTGTGMIIGSPHYMSPEQAGGEATVDHRSDLYSLGVVLWEMLAGEVPFDGPSTQGILIQHITKPMPAVRTKRQNVSASLAKIVARCTEKKPEDRYQTAAELAQALRETGGTDAQTRRRAAGFSPGPAVIGAVVLLLFVMGGFALWMGGALGGGNAAAHGVHGAPRSADAMVAVLPFEALTSSDAVQFSRTAAQLLTDALVNTNHVPAADGHELMGHWTSEQWRVDAPLERKAGFAFEHRANQMVIGNAVEAGNQLRLSVDVYDTHDTSRVTQIARAEETGPKDSLFAMMERLAATVAGKLCSEPGYNPDNRCFDVPPAAVDTVTVSFTPRRGRSPTPPSYFVRVTKGGRVSDTRVRTPSSADTVTALGLAAVREARYRGAKRGEADVEAWTTVQVEVRRAQ from the coding sequence ATGAGCGACCACCCCGACGAGGCGACCGCGATGCTCCCGGCGGACACCCTGAAGCCCAGGCTCCAGGCAGCCCTCGGGGCGGACTTCGTGGTCGAGCAGCAGGTCGGCGAGGGAGGCTTCGCGCACGTCTTCGCGGTCACCGACCGGAAGCTCTCGCGGCGCATCGCGGTCAAGGTGCTCCGCCCCGAGTTCACCGGCAGCCGCCAGAGCGTCCAGCGCTTCATCCGCGAGGCCGAGTCGGCGGCGAAGCTCAACCACCCTAACATCCTCCAGATCTTCTTCGTCGGCGAAGGCGAGGGGCTGGTCTTCTTCGGCATGCCGATGGTGGATGGGGAAACGCTCGACGCGCTGCTCCGGCGGCAGGGCCAGCTCCCCGAGGAAGAGGTGGCGCGGATCGGTTTCGAAGTAGCCGACGCGCTCTCCGATGCGCACGGCCATCAACTGGTCCACCGCGACATCAAGCCGCAGAACATCATGCTCCAGGGACCCAAGCGGCGGGTGCTCGTCGCCGACTTCGGGATCGCGAAGGCGGCGGCCGGCTCGGGCGAGAAGCTAACCGGCACCGGCATGATCATCGGCTCGCCGCACTACATGAGCCCCGAGCAGGCCGGGGGCGAAGCGACCGTGGACCACCGGAGCGACCTCTACTCGCTGGGCGTGGTGCTATGGGAGATGCTGGCGGGCGAAGTCCCGTTCGACGGCCCGTCCACCCAGGGCATCCTCATCCAGCACATCACGAAGCCGATGCCGGCAGTGAGGACCAAGCGGCAGAACGTCAGCGCGTCGCTGGCGAAGATCGTGGCAAGGTGTACGGAGAAGAAGCCCGAGGACCGGTACCAGACCGCGGCCGAGCTGGCTCAGGCGCTGAGAGAAACCGGGGGGACAGACGCGCAGACGCGCAGACGCGCAGCGGGTTTCAGTCCCGGGCCGGCAGTGATCGGCGCGGTGGTCTTGCTCCTGTTCGTAATGGGCGGCTTCGCGCTGTGGATGGGAGGCGCGCTCGGCGGCGGCAACGCGGCAGCCCACGGCGTCCACGGCGCGCCACGCTCGGCTGACGCGATGGTCGCGGTGCTGCCGTTCGAGGCGCTCACCTCGTCCGACGCGGTGCAGTTCTCGCGCACCGCGGCGCAACTCCTCACCGACGCGCTGGTCAACACCAACCACGTACCAGCCGCCGACGGCCACGAGCTGATGGGCCACTGGACCTCCGAGCAGTGGCGGGTGGACGCGCCCCTGGAGCGCAAGGCTGGTTTCGCGTTCGAGCACCGAGCCAACCAGATGGTGATCGGCAACGCGGTCGAGGCGGGGAACCAGCTGCGCCTGTCGGTGGACGTGTACGACACGCACGACACGAGCCGGGTCACCCAGATCGCGCGCGCCGAGGAGACCGGGCCGAAGGACAGCCTCTTCGCGATGATGGAGCGGCTGGCGGCGACGGTCGCCGGGAAGCTCTGCTCGGAGCCGGGCTACAACCCCGACAACCGCTGCTTCGACGTCCCGCCCGCGGCCGTGGACACCGTCACGGTGTCGTTCACGCCGAGACGCGGTCGGTCGCCCACGCCACCATCCTACTTCGTGCGCGTGACCAAGGGCGGTCGCGTCTCGGACACGCGCGTGAGGACGCCTTCGTCGGCCGACACGGTGACGGCGTTGGGGCTCGCCGCGGTGCGGGAAGCGCGGTATCGCGGCGCGAAGAGGGGGGAGGCTGATGTGGAGGCGTGGACGACGGTGCAGGTGGAAGTGAGAAGGGCACAGTAA
- a CDS encoding dihydrodipicolinate synthase family protein encodes MDAAAERLTRLLTHGLIPAVPVPHRADGRFDPEAQERYAAWMATQPVAGVAVWAHTGRGVHLEPETAAQVLASWRKALPKDKLVIAGAGARPRSRAGRPGVRLTPPADPLGLTNFVIKGTAEMAADAKKFGADAILAFPPVLLRGLEDRERRIVEVHQALGDVGLPILAFYLYEAAGGVDYNERVLDRILALPHVAGIKVATLDSVIAFQEIAPRVPEGKLLISGEDRFLGYSLMMGARAALVGLGAARTSLTAALVAAFGANDFAAFHRLSTEVDRLGAVTFREPMEGYIRRMLWVLAVDGVIAREAAFDPWGPEVPDFQLDEVEKVVADMAAGR; translated from the coding sequence GTGGACGCAGCCGCTGAGCGGCTGACGAGGCTTCTCACGCACGGCCTGATACCGGCCGTGCCGGTGCCGCACCGCGCCGACGGACGGTTCGACCCGGAGGCGCAGGAGCGATACGCAGCGTGGATGGCGACGCAGCCCGTCGCCGGCGTTGCCGTCTGGGCCCACACCGGTCGCGGAGTTCACCTCGAGCCCGAGACCGCGGCCCAGGTGCTCGCTTCATGGCGGAAGGCGCTCCCCAAGGACAAGCTGGTGATCGCGGGAGCCGGCGCCCGGCCCCGCTCCCGGGCGGGCCGTCCCGGCGTCCGGCTCACCCCTCCCGCCGACCCGCTCGGCCTCACCAACTTCGTAATAAAGGGCACCGCGGAGATGGCCGCCGACGCGAAGAAGTTCGGCGCCGACGCCATCCTCGCCTTCCCCCCGGTGCTGCTGCGCGGCCTCGAAGACCGGGAGCGGCGGATCGTCGAGGTACACCAGGCCCTGGGCGACGTCGGCCTTCCGATCCTCGCGTTCTATCTATATGAGGCGGCAGGCGGCGTTGACTACAACGAGCGCGTCCTCGACCGCATCCTCGCGCTCCCGCACGTTGCCGGAATCAAGGTCGCCACGCTCGACAGCGTGATCGCATTCCAGGAGATCGCGCCACGGGTGCCCGAGGGGAAGCTGCTCATCTCCGGCGAGGACCGCTTCCTCGGCTACTCGCTGATGATGGGCGCGCGCGCGGCGCTCGTCGGCCTCGGCGCCGCCCGCACTTCGCTCACCGCCGCGCTCGTCGCCGCTTTCGGCGCCAATGACTTCGCCGCCTTCCACCGGCTTTCGACCGAGGTAGACCGGCTGGGCGCCGTCACCTTCCGCGAGCCGATGGAGGGCTACATCCGCCGCATGCTATGGGTGCTCGCCGTGGACGGCGTGATCGCTCGTGAGGCGGCGTTCGATCCGTGGGGGCCGGAGGTCCCGGACTTCCAGCTCGACGAGGTCGAGAAGGTCGTGGCCGACATGGCGGCGGGGCGGTAA
- a CDS encoding enolase C-terminal domain-like protein translates to MDPLDTPLEITGARLFEVAIPLTEPFRISGGAMSTRRSLIVELTDASGAVGYGESAPFERPFYSGETLYSAKACHIQHLFPKIKGQTFGSLDVAVHSLEKGIRDNRMARAGIETAMWDLVCAKTGVSLRTLLAACMQRLGVPDAMRASRPYVESGAALGIPEDDDLEDLGEQAQLALEAGYKRIKVKVEPGFDVAPVKAVHDAAHKIGRKVRIWADANGSYSREKDMEALQALDREGLVLLEQPLSPDDVLGTIKLAHEIVTPVCVDESLVDDRAAQLMLESDGPKVWNLKIQRVGGLWEGVKIYQRAVEGGVKLWGGTMPETGVGAHAILCLGAFAGFVYPTDVAPSKRWYEPGADLIEMHMDGQGRISVSDTPGLHRFKIKEKLEKVGRVVG, encoded by the coding sequence ATGGACCCGCTCGACACCCCGCTTGAGATAACGGGCGCCCGCCTCTTCGAGGTGGCGATCCCGCTCACCGAGCCGTTCCGCATCAGCGGCGGCGCGATGAGCACGCGACGGTCGCTCATCGTGGAGCTGACCGACGCGAGCGGCGCGGTGGGTTATGGCGAGAGCGCGCCCTTCGAGCGCCCCTTCTATTCCGGGGAGACTCTCTACTCGGCGAAGGCATGCCACATCCAGCATCTGTTCCCGAAGATCAAGGGGCAGACCTTCGGCTCGCTCGACGTCGCGGTCCACTCGCTGGAGAAGGGGATCCGCGACAACCGGATGGCACGCGCCGGCATCGAGACCGCCATGTGGGACCTGGTGTGCGCCAAGACCGGAGTGTCGCTGCGCACTCTCCTGGCGGCGTGCATGCAGCGCCTCGGCGTGCCGGACGCGATGCGCGCGAGCCGGCCCTATGTCGAGTCGGGGGCCGCGCTCGGCATCCCCGAGGACGACGACCTCGAGGACCTGGGCGAGCAGGCGCAGCTCGCCCTCGAGGCCGGCTACAAGCGCATCAAGGTGAAGGTCGAGCCGGGCTTCGACGTGGCGCCCGTGAAGGCGGTGCACGACGCGGCGCACAAGATCGGGCGCAAGGTGCGCATCTGGGCCGACGCCAACGGCTCCTACTCGCGGGAAAAGGACATGGAGGCGCTCCAGGCGCTGGACCGTGAAGGACTGGTCTTGCTGGAACAGCCGCTCTCGCCTGACGACGTCCTGGGTACCATCAAGCTCGCGCACGAGATCGTGACTCCGGTGTGCGTGGACGAATCGCTCGTGGACGACCGCGCCGCGCAGCTGATGCTCGAGAGCGACGGCCCCAAGGTCTGGAACCTCAAGATCCAGCGCGTGGGCGGGTTGTGGGAGGGCGTGAAGATCTACCAGCGCGCGGTCGAGGGCGGTGTGAAGCTCTGGGGCGGGACGATGCCGGAGACCGGCGTGGGCGCGCACGCCATCCTGTGCCTGGGGGCGTTCGCCGGGTTCGTCTACCCGACCGACGTCGCGCCGAGCAAGCGGTGGTACGAGCCTGGTGCCGACCTCATCGAGATGCACATGGATGGGCAGGGAAGGATCAGCGTGAGCGATACGCCTGGATTACATCGGTTCAAGATCAAGGAGAAGCTGGAGAAGGTGGGAAGAGTGGTTGGGTGA
- a CDS encoding serine/threonine-protein kinase, producing the protein MDINALFPDLFEIEQLVAESGGRRLFLAHDKVLKRRVALRMHPESDGPGCAWFMREAEVLASLDHPSIRHVYSAGLRDGVAYRVGNWIEGESLADAVARGPRPIPSVLSLARDLLSALDHAHVRGVVMRRVRPTTLLLDSAGRGVITDLRFANRVLDAVPEALRKDDDPFLAPEVRGGAAGDPSADIFTVGAVLYFALTGIAPAPDAVPCRELRPSCPQAVERVVMRALRPQPRDRFFTASEMLEDLAADTGEFNEPGAGPPSIIMPDSPLWERRLRRALGDDYELLAEVGSGSFGRVYRVRDLRLEREVALKVLDPRLTQDPAIAEGFQREARIAASLSHPNVVSIYDIHGRLGLLWYTMELIRGESVAQLVQKLGPLSVARTVELLDDALTALEYAHERRLVHRDVKPENLLVDQGGRVHVTDFGLALALPRGRMFGGATSRSGTPQFAAPEQLLGGQVDRRTDLYSLGAVGLFCLLGRPPFGERTAEAISHGVVSSTPVSIRAQRDDVPDLLDDALRRACAYEPGERFDDGREFREAIEAAGFLTGERRVAGKESLLKRLVRWF; encoded by the coding sequence GTGGACATCAACGCCCTCTTCCCCGACCTCTTCGAGATCGAGCAGCTGGTCGCCGAATCAGGCGGGCGGCGGCTTTTCCTGGCGCATGACAAGGTCCTGAAGCGGCGGGTCGCGCTGCGCATGCATCCGGAGTCGGACGGCCCCGGCTGCGCCTGGTTCATGCGCGAGGCGGAAGTACTCGCCTCGCTCGACCATCCGTCCATACGGCACGTGTACTCGGCCGGCCTTCGCGACGGGGTGGCGTACCGGGTCGGTAACTGGATCGAAGGGGAGAGCCTTGCCGACGCCGTGGCGCGCGGGCCGCGGCCGATCCCGTCGGTGCTGAGCCTGGCGCGCGACCTACTGTCGGCGCTGGACCACGCCCACGTGCGCGGCGTGGTCATGCGGCGGGTGCGTCCCACCACCCTGCTGCTCGACTCGGCCGGCCGAGGCGTCATCACCGACTTGCGGTTCGCCAATCGGGTGCTCGACGCCGTGCCCGAGGCCCTGCGAAAGGACGACGATCCTTTCCTCGCGCCCGAAGTGCGCGGTGGAGCCGCCGGCGATCCCAGCGCCGACATCTTCACCGTGGGCGCCGTGCTGTACTTCGCCCTCACCGGCATCGCGCCCGCCCCGGACGCCGTACCGTGCCGCGAGTTGCGGCCCTCCTGCCCGCAGGCCGTGGAGCGCGTCGTCATGCGCGCCCTGAGGCCCCAGCCGCGCGACCGGTTCTTCACCGCGTCCGAGATGCTGGAAGACCTCGCGGCGGATACCGGGGAGTTCAACGAACCGGGCGCGGGGCCTCCTTCGATCATCATGCCGGATTCGCCGCTGTGGGAGCGTCGGCTCCGCCGCGCGCTGGGGGACGACTACGAGCTGCTCGCGGAGGTGGGCTCCGGAAGCTTCGGGCGGGTCTACCGCGTGCGGGACCTCCGGCTGGAGCGCGAGGTCGCGCTCAAGGTGCTCGACCCCCGGCTCACGCAGGATCCCGCCATCGCCGAAGGATTCCAGCGCGAGGCCCGCATTGCGGCCAGCCTGAGCCATCCGAATGTGGTCAGCATCTACGACATCCACGGCCGGCTCGGCCTGCTTTGGTACACGATGGAGCTGATCCGGGGCGAGAGCGTGGCGCAACTGGTGCAGAAGCTCGGCCCACTCTCCGTGGCGCGGACGGTCGAGCTGCTCGACGACGCGCTGACGGCGCTCGAATACGCGCACGAGCGGCGGCTGGTGCACCGCGACGTCAAGCCGGAGAACCTGCTCGTGGACCAGGGAGGAAGAGTCCACGTCACCGACTTCGGCCTGGCGCTGGCCCTGCCCCGCGGCCGGATGTTCGGCGGCGCCACGTCGCGCAGCGGGACGCCGCAGTTCGCCGCGCCCGAGCAGCTGTTAGGCGGACAGGTGGACCGCCGCACCGACCTCTACTCCCTCGGGGCAGTGGGGCTCTTCTGCCTGCTGGGACGGCCGCCCTTCGGCGAGCGCACTGCCGAGGCCATCTCGCACGGCGTCGTGAGCAGCACGCCGGTCTCGATCCGGGCCCAGCGTGACGACGTGCCTGACCTGCTCGATGATGCGCTGCGCCGGGCATGCGCCTACGAGCCAGGGGAGAGGTTCGATGATGGTCGCGAATTCCGTGAGGCGATCGAAGCTGCCGGGTTCTTGACTGGAGAAAGAAGGGTTGCCGGGAAGGAGTCGTTGTTGAAGAGGCTGGTGAGGTGGTTCTAG
- a CDS encoding HlyD family efflux transporter periplasmic adaptor subunit, protein MDIPRAPRRKTNRWIMAGVAVGLLAVTTVGLGRLKPAAPSVERSAILLDQVKRGLMLRQVRGPGTLVPEQIRWISAVTGGRVERVNVRPGTTVEAGTVLLEMSNPDVQLEALSAQQQLAAAQSQLVSLRTSLETQRLNQRSTVATVRNQLREAQRNLATAQALTERNLVSQNELARARDQVDELNDRLAVEQQRLEMYTSTVDSQVTFQRSQVDRLRAIADFQQNRVASMHVVAGTDGVVQELSLEVGQWVQSGTTLARVVQPGRLKAVLRIPETQARDVALGQVAAIDTRIGIVPGRVVRIDPAALNGTVAVDVTPDGLLPQGARPDLSVEGTIEIERLPSVLYVGRPAFGQQGSTVGLFKLVENGRYAQRINVQLGRSSVNTIEVLSGLSVGDSVILSDMSRWDDVERVRLR, encoded by the coding sequence GTGGACATTCCCCGCGCGCCAAGGCGCAAGACCAACCGCTGGATCATGGCGGGTGTCGCAGTCGGCCTCCTCGCCGTCACGACCGTGGGGCTCGGCCGGCTGAAGCCCGCCGCGCCCTCCGTCGAGCGCTCCGCCATCCTGCTGGACCAGGTGAAGCGCGGGCTCATGCTGCGGCAGGTGCGCGGGCCGGGTACGCTCGTCCCCGAGCAGATCCGGTGGATCTCCGCGGTTACCGGCGGCCGAGTGGAGCGCGTGAACGTGCGCCCCGGCACGACGGTGGAAGCGGGCACCGTGCTGCTCGAGATGAGCAATCCCGACGTGCAGCTCGAGGCGCTCTCGGCGCAGCAGCAGCTCGCCGCGGCGCAGTCGCAGCTGGTCAGTCTCCGCACCTCGCTCGAGACCCAGCGGCTCAACCAGCGGTCCACCGTCGCAACGGTGCGCAACCAGCTTCGCGAAGCACAGCGCAACCTCGCCACGGCCCAGGCGCTAACGGAGCGCAATCTGGTCTCGCAGAACGAGCTGGCCCGCGCGCGCGACCAGGTGGACGAGCTGAACGACCGGCTCGCGGTCGAGCAGCAGCGCCTCGAGATGTACACCTCGACCGTGGACAGCCAGGTCACTTTCCAGCGCTCGCAGGTGGACCGCCTCCGCGCCATCGCCGACTTCCAGCAGAACCGCGTCGCATCCATGCACGTGGTGGCCGGGACGGACGGCGTGGTGCAGGAGCTGTCCCTCGAGGTGGGGCAGTGGGTGCAGTCGGGGACGACTCTCGCGCGCGTGGTGCAACCCGGCCGCCTCAAGGCGGTCCTGCGGATCCCTGAAACGCAGGCGCGCGATGTCGCGCTCGGCCAGGTGGCCGCCATCGACACCCGCATCGGCATCGTCCCCGGGCGCGTGGTCCGCATCGACCCCGCCGCCCTGAACGGGACGGTGGCGGTGGACGTCACCCCGGACGGTCTGCTGCCGCAGGGCGCGCGGCCGGACCTCAGCGTCGAAGGAACGATCGAGATCGAGCGGCTACCCAGCGTGCTCTACGTCGGGCGGCCCGCATTCGGGCAGCAGGGCAGCACTGTCGGGCTCTTCAAGCTCGTGGAGAACGGGCGATACGCGCAGCGGATCAACGTGCAGCTCGGCCGCAGCTCGGTGAACACGATCGAAGTGCTGAGCGGCTTGAGCGTGGGGGACTCGGTGATCCTGTCTGACATGTCCCGGTGGGATGATGTGGAGAGGGTGAGGCTACGCTAG
- a CDS encoding ABC transporter ATP-binding protein yields MTDTQTDTTLKEGSAMTKNGETLIHLEGIKKVFYTDEVETHALAEIHLEIKSGEYVAIAGPSGCGKTTLLSILGLLDSPSEGNYLLDGEPVASLTASQRARIRNRQIGFIFQAFNLIGDLTVAENVELPLTYRGLPAADRRKRMQSALEKVGMAHRMKHYPSQLSGGQQQRVAVARAVAGEPVILLADEPTGNLDSKNGESVMDLLRDLHRAGATICMVTHDARYAAHADRAIHLFDGRVVEEQVETTTS; encoded by the coding sequence GTGACGGACACACAGACGGACACAACACTCAAGGAAGGCAGCGCCATGACGAAGAACGGTGAGACGCTCATCCACCTCGAAGGCATCAAGAAGGTCTTCTACACCGACGAGGTCGAGACCCACGCCCTGGCGGAGATCCACCTCGAGATCAAGTCGGGGGAGTACGTCGCGATCGCGGGCCCGTCGGGGTGCGGCAAGACCACGCTGCTCTCGATCCTCGGTCTGCTCGATTCGCCGTCCGAGGGGAACTACCTCCTCGACGGCGAGCCGGTGGCGAGCCTCACCGCGTCGCAGAGGGCCCGGATCAGGAATCGCCAGATCGGCTTCATCTTCCAGGCCTTCAACCTGATCGGCGACCTCACCGTCGCCGAGAACGTGGAGCTGCCCCTCACCTATCGCGGCCTCCCCGCGGCCGATCGCAGGAAGCGGATGCAGAGCGCGCTTGAGAAGGTGGGGATGGCGCACCGGATGAAGCACTACCCGTCGCAGCTCTCCGGCGGCCAGCAGCAGCGGGTCGCCGTGGCGCGCGCGGTGGCGGGCGAGCCGGTCATCCTCCTCGCCGACGAGCCGACGGGGAACCTGGACTCGAAGAACGGCGAATCGGTGATGGACCTGCTGCGCGACCTCCACCGCGCCGGCGCGACCATCTGCATGGTAACCCACGACGCCCGTTATGCCGCGCACGCCGACCGCGCCATTCATTTGTTCGACGGCCGCGTGGTGGAGGAGCAGGTCGAAACCACGACTTCTTGA
- a CDS encoding ABC transporter permease: MHNLLLDIRYAFRSFARQPALTFVAVLSLGLGIGATSTVFTWLQGFVLNPLPAVPGWDRLVAAHTRAPGGGFWSVSWPDFQDWRAGARSVDLAAWDIMQLGLRDGSGPTERAWGMVVSGNYFEDLHVRAALGRVLRMDDEQRRAPVAVLGHGFWQRHFAGDSSVIGRTITLNGSAFTIVGVAAPRFGGTYIALSLHLYVPMTTIPLLTPDGAQLLQDRLRRSIEVVGRLKPEATVAQAAAEVEPLALRAGAAGGLAQPLGAVVRRHSDVDAPSAMRPVLGALLAVAGLVLLIACANVANLLLARAVARRREVAVRLAVGASRYRLVRQLLTESLALAALAGVFGLVVTSWGRDAMLALLPAVPYPVGLDFRLDGRVLLFATLVTAATAMAFGLVPALQASNPDLVRTLKDEIGEGTGGRGRLQAALVVTQVALSLVTLVSAGLFMRSLEEYRSIDSGMTDLDRVLLAGTDLRLSGITGDSVQVSVVRGLLERVRALPGVEAASVARSVVLGPGPVSSSATRIEGYTPRPNENMNVSHNDVAGDYFRTTGIRLIEGRDLSDADVSDNAPVVVVNEAFVRRYLAGRSAIGARVNMGGEEWLSIVGVVVTSKVNDYTEDPLPMVFRAYSARFAPPAFTLHVRAAGDPLALTAVIRGAFAEVSAELPFLDPRNMAEFTTIPYWPQKIGAIMLAAVGTLALLLAAIGIYATMAYTVSRRVREIGVRIALGAARKQVIGMVVGRGMRLTALGLLIGLVFAGLVGQALRSQLLGVSPRDPLTFAGVGLLLAAVALAACVLPARRAARVDPMVALRSG, from the coding sequence GTGCACAACCTGCTCCTGGACATCCGCTACGCGTTCCGGTCGTTCGCCCGTCAGCCCGCGCTGACGTTCGTCGCCGTCCTGTCGCTGGGCCTCGGCATCGGCGCCACGTCCACGGTGTTCACCTGGCTCCAGGGCTTCGTGCTCAACCCGCTCCCCGCGGTGCCCGGGTGGGACCGGCTGGTCGCCGCGCACACCCGGGCGCCCGGCGGCGGTTTCTGGTCGGTGTCGTGGCCGGACTTCCAGGACTGGCGTGCAGGCGCGCGGAGCGTCGACCTGGCCGCATGGGACATCATGCAGCTGGGGCTCCGGGATGGTTCCGGGCCGACGGAACGCGCCTGGGGCATGGTAGTCTCGGGCAACTACTTCGAGGATCTGCACGTGCGGGCCGCGCTGGGCCGCGTCCTTCGCATGGACGACGAGCAGCGCCGCGCGCCCGTGGCTGTACTGGGCCACGGCTTCTGGCAGCGCCACTTTGCCGGCGACTCGAGCGTCATCGGCCGGACCATCACGCTCAACGGGTCGGCCTTCACCATCGTGGGGGTCGCGGCGCCGCGCTTCGGCGGCACCTACATCGCGCTGAGCCTGCATCTGTATGTGCCGATGACCACGATACCGCTTCTCACGCCCGACGGCGCGCAGCTCCTCCAGGATCGGCTGCGGCGTTCGATTGAAGTGGTAGGCCGGCTGAAGCCGGAAGCGACGGTGGCGCAGGCGGCGGCCGAAGTCGAGCCGCTGGCACTGCGCGCCGGTGCAGCAGGCGGTCTGGCCCAGCCGCTCGGAGCTGTGGTGCGGCGGCACAGCGACGTGGACGCTCCCAGCGCCATGCGTCCGGTACTCGGCGCTCTGCTGGCGGTGGCGGGGCTGGTGCTGCTCATCGCCTGCGCCAACGTGGCCAACCTGTTGCTGGCGAGGGCCGTAGCGCGGCGCCGCGAGGTCGCCGTGCGGCTGGCCGTTGGCGCCTCGCGATACCGGTTGGTGCGGCAGCTGCTGACCGAGAGCCTGGCGCTGGCCGCTCTGGCCGGCGTGTTCGGTCTGGTGGTGACGTCCTGGGGCCGTGACGCGATGCTGGCGCTGTTGCCGGCGGTTCCGTATCCGGTCGGTCTCGACTTCCGGCTCGACGGCCGAGTGCTGCTGTTCGCCACCCTGGTCACGGCCGCCACCGCAATGGCGTTCGGGCTCGTGCCGGCGCTGCAGGCCTCTAATCCGGACCTGGTGCGTACGCTGAAGGACGAGATCGGCGAGGGCACGGGCGGGCGCGGCCGGCTCCAGGCCGCTCTGGTGGTGACGCAGGTGGCGCTGTCGCTGGTGACGCTGGTGTCGGCGGGCCTGTTCATGCGCAGCCTGGAGGAGTACCGGTCCATAGACAGCGGCATGACCGACCTGGACCGCGTGCTGCTGGCAGGCACGGACCTGCGGCTGTCGGGCATTACCGGTGACAGCGTGCAGGTGTCCGTGGTGCGCGGCCTGCTGGAGCGCGTGCGGGCCCTGCCGGGGGTCGAAGCGGCATCGGTGGCCCGAAGCGTAGTGCTCGGCCCCGGCCCGGTCAGCTCCAGTGCGACGCGAATCGAGGGCTACACGCCGCGGCCCAACGAGAACATGAACGTCAGCCATAACGACGTGGCCGGTGATTACTTCCGGACCACGGGCATCAGGCTGATAGAAGGGCGCGACCTCAGCGACGCCGACGTGAGCGACAACGCGCCGGTGGTCGTGGTGAACGAAGCGTTCGTGCGTCGTTACCTGGCCGGGCGCTCGGCGATCGGCGCGCGGGTCAACATGGGCGGCGAAGAGTGGCTGTCGATCGTTGGCGTCGTGGTGACCAGCAAGGTCAACGACTACACCGAAGATCCGCTGCCGATGGTGTTCCGCGCCTACAGCGCGCGCTTCGCGCCGCCCGCCTTCACGCTGCACGTGCGAGCCGCCGGAGATCCGCTGGCACTCACCGCCGTGATTCGAGGCGCGTTCGCGGAGGTCAGCGCCGAGCTGCCGTTCCTGGACCCGCGCAACATGGCCGAGTTCACCACGATCCCGTATTGGCCCCAGAAGATCGGGGCCATAATGCTGGCGGCTGTCGGGACGCTGGCGCTGCTGCTGGCGGCCATCGGCATCTACGCGACCATGGCCTATACCGTCAGCCGGCGGGTGCGTGAGATCGGCGTTCGCATCGCGCTGGGCGCGGCACGGAAACAGGTCATCGGCATGGTCGTTGGCCGCGGCATGCGGCTGACCGCGCTGGGACTCCTCATCGGCCTGGTCTTCGCGGGACTCGTCGGGCAGGCGCTGCGCAGCCAGCTGCTCGGTGTCAGCCCGCGTGACCCGCTCACCTTCGCCGGCGTCGGCCTGCTGCTGGCGGCGGTGGCGCTGGCGGCCTGCGTGCTGCCGGCGCGCCGCGCCGCGCGGGTCGATCCGATGGTTGCCCTGAGGAGCGGGTGA